The Musa acuminata AAA Group cultivar baxijiao chromosome BXJ2-5, Cavendish_Baxijiao_AAA, whole genome shotgun sequence genomic interval ataaaaataaccaaTACCAAGGAGAACGATGTACGATCAGCAGCACCAGATAGGTTCATATTAACTCTAATTTCTATATGTGTTTTAATAAGATAGCCAATTGTTTcttgtttataaataaaaaatacaaatcaTTATGCAGGTTTCCCATAAACAAACATTCCTTTTCCTTCATCTTATCGGCTATGAACAATAAACAAGGTAGATTGCAGCAGTAGGTTCCCCCAAGCAGTAAGCAGACATCTGACCTAAATTATTTCCATAACAATCATATAACTTGGATTCAAAGACAAACTTCAACATGGAGAGCTCCATTACATGAGCAGGATTCGATTTTTACCTCTAAAGGCTGAATTATGTTGCAGTTCTTTCAGACTCAGAAGGAATTCATCTCAAGGCTGTGAGTCTTCCTTTTCATTAGCATCCTAATTGCCGTCTGGTATGGCTCTTCAAATGTATCTGAGACCCAGCAACCATCAGAGAAACCGATGGATTGACCAACAACACCACCGACGGCCTCCCCCATCCGCTCCTCACTTGGTCTGATTGCCAACAATGTTGCACCCTTCAACACCATCTCACCGGGCAACTCCAGCTGGTGTGCATACCACAGGCGCATATTTAGTGCTGGCAGAAGCGTCCGGTGTGAGCTCCCGGAAGACATCACTGGCTTCGTTCGTAGTTCTTGTAGCTGCCGGCGGTCCAGTGTCAGCAACCCCTGCCCATCAGCATCTGTCAGATCTAATCTCTCTAAGGTCTCGTTGTCGGCCACGATCGGATGGAGAAGGTAATGCCGCGCGGAAGCGGCAATCAGTGAGCTGATAGTCCACACGACCCTGCGTTTCAAGCTCCCATCGGCGTAGAACGATTCCGGGATGTTCCCGCAATCATCACCACCACAAGCGTCCTGGAAACTAGGATTTGGGTCAGGTTCTGAGGATTTGGCGGACATCGAGCACGAGGAGACTACGGAGGAGGCACCGAGGATAACGCAGCTTTCGAGGGTGCATCCAAAGTCGGCCTTCCACTTCAGGAGGACGCCGTCGTCGACGCCGAGCTCGCCGTAGGGTAGCTCGATGCGGAGGCGTCGGATTTCCTTAAAGTTCTTCAGGACCTCAGTCGGGGAATGGTGAGAGACGTCGGGAGACGAAGACGAAAACCACCCTGACTTCCTGGCGACGGCATCCGCGCAGGAGGCGGGGGAGAGCATTTGGCAGAGAGCCTCAAGGGGCTTGACGAGGCCGCCGAGGACGAAGCGAGCAAAGTGGGAGAAGACGCTGTGGGGCTTGTCGAAACCGCCGCCGGGCGCCGCGGGGGAGGGGTCGTCCGAGATGACGCAGTCGACGCGGACAACGACGTCATCGACGAGGGGGACTAGGTCGTGGAAACGGCGGTACACGGCGCAGCAACGCCCCAAGGTCTTGACATCGCCAATCCGGTTAAAGATCACAAGCAACACCGAGTCCGGCAACCGGTCGAAATGGTCAATCCCCTCCTCCTCCACTGCTGGATCCCAGCGGAGCGGCCGCAACCCGTCCGGATCCGCCGCTCCTACGGCGCCAGAGGACATATTATCCAAAAAATAATCCGACAGCAATGGATCAAAAAGCAGGCCCAAATCCTCGAAAACACTAGAAAGGCGCAATCTTTGGAGACAATCCGAGCGATTACAGCAGAACCCAAACTCCACCTCTGGAAGCACCCAAATTTGGAGCGCGACGGGGGAGAAGAAGAGTCTGCGAAAGCTTCGTCTTCCTTCTGCCAAATAAGCCTAAATAAAAGAACTCAAAGATAACAGTGGATAGAAGTGGATAAGAAAGGCAACTAATCCACACCTAATCCCAAATATTCTGACAATTATCTTTATGGATTAACAATAATTCAACTGCTTCCTTTCATCTCCCTATGTctctattattaattaattatacatTTAATTAAATGCTGCAGCTGGCAGTTTCCATGTTGACCGTGTCGGTCAACTCGTCTGACTTCGAAGCACACCCACGTTGACCGCGGACACGATCGACATCCAATTCAATCGCAAAGAACGCGCAACGTTGAATGAAGTTTATATTCTCATGtattttccatatatatatatatatatcatacattaatattttttatacacGATTGATACAAAGCATAATTATAATCGCAAATGTtggaaatgataataataaattttctacCAATAAAATATGATTCTATATTTATATGAAAATTAATTTCTTGACATGATTAGGTTGCACCTATCGAGTACATATAACACGCATCTGATGTGGGTCGAGTCGCACTTGTATCCGATCAAATCAATGTCATCGGTCGTAGGCGAGTCCGAGCTTGATCGAATCGAAGGTTTGGTTCGGCTTGACTCGATCGAACCGGATGTCGCGTGGATTTGACTCGAGATCGAGGTCTAGTCGGAACGAGATCCGAGTCCGTTTCATTGGCTCGGGTCCCGGGGGCTGGCATCGGGTCGGATGCAGTCGGGATCCAAATCCGAGTTCGGACCCGATTGCTGGTCTTTGATTGATCCAAAGCCTTATTTATTGACCACATGACGTCCTCACGCGGTGTTTTAGGTTGGCCGCGAAACGATAGGGGTGATGGGAGGAAGCAGCGGTAGCGGCACTTGATGTACGAGTAGATTCGTATCGCCGTCGGCATGGGATCGAATTCTTCACCTCCAGGTCAGTGATTCTCCTTTTCCCCTCTTGCTGTTATCTGGATTGATTCCATCTTCCGTCGATCCGAATCTCGCGGATCCGCGTATGTAAGAATATTGTTAGGGTTTCGATCGATCGATTTGATCCCCTTTTTTGTCACGTTTGGTGGATCCAATCGTGTTTCTTGATTTGGTTTCGTTAGAATTGAGTTTTCCCGCTGGACTCGAAAGCTCCGACGATCTTGATTCCTTTTCCCGTAAGTGAATTGGTTCGATCGTATATCGTGGATTGTTGGTAGGCTTGCGTCCTTCTCTGGTTTACCTGCTGACCGTAGGAGTCGTTGATGACAGAAATTTAAGGATCTCGAGTAGTTTATATTGGAAGGTCGATCGGAGATGTTTCTCTTTTCTGGACCATGGAACTTTGATCTTTCGGAATTTAGTAATTATTAGAACTCAAGATTCATCCTTTTTGTCTTTCATCTTTACTTAATAATGCAGCAAGATGGTTCCTCCGTAGAAAAAGGCGGGATTTTAGCTTGATTTGCCTTATTTCTTTGCTTATGTCATTCGTAACTTCGATCTCATAATTCTTCTTGCTGGATCGATTGCTTCTTGTTCGAAGAGAGCTTCTGTTTCGCTGTGGAATTTTCTTTTTCGTTTACAGTGACTTTTGGCTTAAGAGTCTTATGTGCTTTACAGGTTAAGGTAAATTTTGTGGACGTTATATAAATATTACATTCTTCACACAGTTTATCTGTGTTCAAATCAGTTGCTAAACATGACTGGAACGTTTTGCAATTGCCCTTGCAGTTTCTAAAATATACTAAAACACAATATGCCAGATTGTCATAGAAACAGTAGCAAAACAACTTTAGCACCTAGTTATACTTGTAATCTGGTATGCGTGAGCATTTTGCACCATAATATGCCAGTTGGTAGATCTTTGTGGTTGGACATCATGGGTTGCACGAGCATTTTATTGGTTCTCAAttatttgttggatctttgctagaatGAATTACTGGGAGATACTTATGCTGTTAAAACAACAATTATGtggttatacacacacacacacacatgagaGGAAGAGTTAGAGGCTTTAATCTTTCACTCAAAATGTAAGCTCTAAGTTAGCACAGCATGTTATTTGGCGCTTGGGCATAAATGCTCCTCTGTATCTCTAGAAACTAAATATTGGATTAATTGTCTTCTCTTAAGACATTTTCTCTCTAGGAGCATGGTCGAAGTACCTGCAAGGCTTTGAGTCTGCATATCTTAGAAAATTTTGTTATTTTGTTCTATGAGGTATGTtcagttctttctttcttttttttgtctgTGTGGTTCCTTGGTCTTTCTTTTCCAAATATGCACTTCTTGTTTTGATTGCTTGACAACATGAGTTTTCTATACTACATGAGGCTATTATTTTTGTATTTCAATTTTTGCTTAGTGATGAAATTGGACAAGTTCCAATTTCTGATGTTTTCACACCACATATACTACTTTGTATACTACATTGGACTTAGTTGGGTAGCTTTGGAATTGGTTGCTTATCTCCCTTCAATATTCCGTTTTGTGGCTATGTGGATGTTGATGATAAAATAAGCAACTGTTTATTCTAGAGGCTCGGAAGAGATCGTAGTAAATATGTTTTGAATTGAGTTCTCTGGGGCTTAATGTTTTGTTGTCATCATTCATGTCATGGTGGCCTCGTGATGTTGTAGATGTTACCTTAGCTTTATGTTTATGTGATTATTGTTATTCGTGGAAATAAAAACTTCTGCAGTTTGTAACCTGATTGCCTGTTTTATTGTCTCATGGTTGGTTCTACTACTGACATATCAATTGATAACTGGATAACATGCATTTTATATTTGTGTCGGTTATCATTACCTGACAATCTATTTCTTCCGTAAGATATTACTTATGTTTAGTGGAAGTGTCCTATAGTTATCATAAAGAATCATGCGAAAAATATTTGACAGCATTGAATTGATTTGGATTGTTTCACTATTCATGAATATTGATTTGGATTGTTACTTTGTTATCCTCGTTTCTAGAATTTTCCATTCTAAGGTATCTGTCTATCTGCAAGCGGGATTGGTCTGTAGCAGCTTGCctgagttttctttttctttcttcattcTGTGTGTTTGTGGTGGGGTTTGGGCTGCCCACCATCCTTATCCACTCCTGCAAATGCCATTTCTTTTCTTGCATGTTAACTGTCAATTATGATTTTATTGACCACTGTTGGACTTTTTAAAGAGTATCAAATCTTCTTATAACTCTGGTGTGGTAGAACTGACAAATTTGTTTCACTAGACATTAACTAAGGCTTTTAAGTTAAGTATTATTTGACTGGCTAGCTAGGAAATATAGGCCTGGTCCGAAATTCCATACTACTTGAACTAGAGCAACCTGTGATGGGCCTAGCAGTAGCTGAGATGAAGAGGATAGTGAGAAGGAAATACAACGTGATATTCAGTATTATGCATCGATGTACTTAATACTTTGGAGGCATTAATGGCTAGCTGAACATTCAGCAACATTTGGCCTTTACTACTGTTTCAATTATATAGTTCTTCTGCTTGCTAAGAAGCATGGTTACAGTTATGATACAATCATTCTTACACAACAAGTCTTATAAAAAATGTCTAATCGTGTcccttaataatatatatattttcaccTCTTATTGTAATTTGTACTTTGTAGCAAATATTCACAACAGCACTTCAAATACAAATATATGCCTGATGTGCCGGAAAGTGTCCAACAACTGTCGGTCTCCAACTGGACACTGTCAGACCTGTATGGTTCTGGTCTAGACCTGTATGTCCAGTTTACCTTGGTCTGTGTGCTGGTAGGTTGTCGGACCACTA includes:
- the LOC103983528 gene encoding F-box protein At5g46170; its protein translation is MSSGAVGAADPDGLRPLRWDPAVEEEGIDHFDRLPDSVLLVIFNRIGDVKTLGRCCAVYRRFHDLVPLVDDVVVRVDCVISDDPSPAAPGGGFDKPHSVFSHFARFVLGGLVKPLEALCQMLSPASCADAVARKSGWFSSSSPDVSHHSPTEVLKNFKEIRRLRIELPYGELGVDDGVLLKWKADFGCTLESCVILGASSVVSSCSMSAKSSEPDPNPSFQDACGGDDCGNIPESFYADGSLKRRVVWTISSLIAASARHYLLHPIVADNETLERLDLTDADGQGLLTLDRRQLQELRTKPVMSSGSSHRTLLPALNMRLWYAHQLELPGEMVLKGATLLAIRPSEERMGEAVGGVVGQSIGFSDGCWVSDTFEEPYQTAIRMLMKRKTHSLEMNSF